In a genomic window of Longimicrobium sp.:
- a CDS encoding type II toxin-antitoxin system VapC family toxin, with the protein MYVETTIPSAYFEVRTAATVVARREWTREWWAGAADRYELVTSTAVIDELSGGRAERVGERVALIAHLRLLPVLPGVIETVQSYLRHKLMPLDPGGDALHLALASYHKCDFLVTWNCQHLANANKFGHIRRINTLLGLYVPALVTPLELLGENDANS; encoded by the coding sequence GTGTACGTCGAGACTACGATTCCCAGCGCGTACTTCGAAGTACGCACCGCCGCCACTGTCGTTGCGCGTAGGGAATGGACGCGCGAGTGGTGGGCGGGAGCTGCTGATCGGTACGAGCTTGTCACGAGCACCGCGGTCATCGACGAGCTTTCCGGCGGTCGTGCCGAACGGGTTGGGGAGCGCGTGGCTCTAATCGCGCATCTTCGTCTGCTGCCCGTCCTGCCAGGGGTGATAGAGACTGTCCAGTCGTATCTGCGGCACAAGCTCATGCCCCTGGATCCCGGAGGAGACGCGCTCCACCTTGCGCTCGCATCATACCATAAGTGCGACTTCCTGGTCACCTGGAACTGCCAGCACCTGGCTAACGCGAACAAATTTGGGCACATCCGTCGCATCAACACCCTGCTCGGCCTGTACGTCCCTGCGCTTGTGACGCCACTTGAGCTGCTTGGAGAGAACGATGCCAACTCCTGA
- a CDS encoding purine-nucleoside phosphorylase, whose protein sequence is MTAGAANDIHETITFLRERVTRAPHAILVLGSGLGGLADEIEDAVRIPFGGIPGFPRRTQELAGHAGTLVVGRWAGVEVATMQGRFHLYEGWQPRDVALPVRALVALGAEVMLLTNAAGGVRPGMTPGDLMIIADHINLMGGNPLIGAVLPGEQRFPDMSDPYDSEFRRIAEEVALELGIPVSQGVYAGLPGPSYETPAEIRMLARLGADAVGMSTVPEVIVGRALGVRCFGISCITNLAAGLGGSHLSHDEVMEVGARVRDRLAALVRGILPRIAGSNLPSEAAS, encoded by the coding sequence ATGACGGCCGGAGCCGCGAACGACATCCACGAGACGATCACCTTCCTGCGCGAGCGGGTGACGCGCGCGCCGCACGCCATCCTCGTGCTCGGCTCCGGCCTCGGCGGCCTGGCCGACGAGATCGAGGACGCCGTGCGCATTCCCTTCGGCGGCATCCCCGGCTTTCCGCGGCGGACGCAGGAGCTGGCGGGCCACGCTGGGACGCTGGTGGTGGGGCGCTGGGCCGGCGTCGAGGTGGCGACGATGCAGGGCCGCTTCCACCTCTACGAAGGATGGCAGCCGCGTGACGTCGCCCTTCCCGTGCGCGCGCTGGTGGCGCTGGGGGCGGAGGTGATGCTCCTGACCAACGCGGCCGGCGGCGTGCGCCCCGGGATGACGCCGGGCGACCTGATGATCATCGCCGACCACATCAACCTGATGGGCGGCAACCCGCTGATCGGCGCCGTCCTGCCAGGCGAGCAGCGCTTCCCGGACATGAGCGACCCATACGACTCCGAGTTCCGCCGCATTGCCGAGGAGGTGGCGCTGGAGCTGGGCATCCCGGTTTCGCAGGGTGTGTACGCGGGGCTCCCCGGCCCCAGCTACGAGACCCCCGCCGAAATCCGCATGCTCGCGCGCCTGGGTGCCGACGCGGTCGGGATGTCGACCGTCCCCGAGGTGATCGTGGGGCGGGCGCTGGGGGTGCGCTGCTTCGGCATCTCGTGCATCACGAATCTGGCCGCGGGGCTGGGCGGCTCGCATCTTTCGCACGACGAGGTGATGGAGGTGGGCGCCCGCGTCCGCGACCGGCTGGCGGCGCTGGTGCGCGGCATCCTCCCCCGGATCGCGGGGTCGAACCTGCCTTCCGAGGCCGCGAGCTGA